In the Euphorbia lathyris chromosome 5, ddEupLath1.1, whole genome shotgun sequence genome, one interval contains:
- the LOC136229111 gene encoding E3 ubiquitin-protein ligase COP1 isoform X2 has protein sequence MEEFSTGPVVPAVNSELKRSSSAAAATLGAFPEHTSQAEEEESGFSELDKDFLCPICMQIIEDAFLTSCGHSFCYMCIITHLRNKNDCPCCGHYLTSNHLFPNFLLQKLLKKASARQISKHASPVEHFQQTLQQGLEISIKELDALMSQLGEKKRKMEQEEAERNMQILLDFLQYLRKQKVDELNEVRTDLQYIKEDIEAVEKHRIDLYRARDRYNVKLTMLEDDPSGRKLWPPSIEKSNSGIISSSFNPRGMTAGGHPTKKMDGKAQVSSHALQRKDPLVGSDSQYSQSAVVRKKRVHTQFNDLQECYLQKRRQMANQPHNHQERDKNVMQREGYSSGLADFQSVLSTFTQYSRLRVIAELRHGDIFHSANIVSSIEFDRDDELFATAGVSRRIKVFDFSMVLNDPADVHCPVVEMSTRSKLSCLSWNKFAKNQIASSDYEGIVTVWDVTTRQSVMEYEEHEKRAWSVDFSRTDPSMLVSGSDDCKVKVWCTNQEASVLNIDMKANICCVKYNPGSSNYIAVGSADHHIHYYDLRNTNQPLHVFSGHRKAVSYVKFLSNGELASASTDSTLRLWDVKENLPFA, from the exons ATGGAAGAGTTTTCAACGGGCCCCGTTGTACCGGCGGTCAATTCTGAGCTAAAACGATCTTCCTCCGCCGCCGCCGCCACCCTCGGTGCTTTTCCTGAGCATACTTCTCAGGCAGAGGAGGAGGAATCTGGATTCTCAGAGTTGGACAAGGATTTCCTATGCCCGATTTGCATGCAAATTATTGAAGACGCGTTTCTTACTTCTTGTGGCCATAGTTTTTGCTATATGTGCATTATTACTCACCTCCGCAACAAGAACGATTGTCCTTGCTGCGGCCATTATCTCACTAGCAACCATCTCTTCCCTAATTTCTTGCTGCAAAAG TTATTGAAGAAAGCTTCTGCTCGTCAAATTTCAAAACATGCGTCTCCGGTTGAGCACTTTCAGCAAACACTACAACAG GGTTTGGAAATTTCAATCAAGGAGCTGGACGCTCTCATGTCCCAACTGggagagaagaagaggaaaatGGAACAGGAAGAAGCTGAGAGAAATATGCAAATTTTGCTCGACTTTTTGCAGTATTTACGTAAGCAAAAAGTTGATGAATTGAACGAG GTGCGGACTGATCTCCAGTATATTAAGGAGGATATTGAGGCTGTAGAGAAACATAGAATTGATTTATACCGTGCTAGGGATAGATATAATGTGAAATTGACTATGTTGGAAGATGATCCCAGTGGAAGAAAACTGTGGCCTCCTTCTATAGAGAAGAGCAACAGCGGTATCATCAGCAGTTCCTTTAATCCAAGAGGGATGACTGCAGGGGGTCATCCAACCAAGAAAATGGATGGTAAAGCTCAAGTAAGCTCCCATGCGCTTCAGAGAAAGGATCCTTTAGTTGGGTCTGATTCACAATATAGTCAGTCAGCTGTAGTTAGGAAAAAGCGGGTCCATACACAG TTCAATGACCTGCAAGAGTGTTACCTACAAAAACGCCGTCAGATGGCAAACCAACCTCATAACCACCAAGAAAGGGATAAAAATGTCATGCAGAGAGAAGGCTATAGCTCGGGCCTTGCAGATTTTCAATCTGTCCTCAGTACCTTCACTCAGTACAG TCGGTTAAGGGTTATTGCTGAGCTCAGGCATGGGGATATATTCCACTCAGCCAATATAGTGTCAAG CATAGAATTTGACCGTGATGATGAACTGTTTGCTACTGCTGGAGTTTCAAGGCGGATAAAAGTTTTTGACTTTTCCATG GTTCTGAATGACCCTGCGGATGTGCACTGCCCTGTAGTTGAGATGTCAACACGTTCTAAACTTAGTTGCTTGAGTTGGAACAAGTTTGCTAAGAATCAGATAGCTAGTAGCGATTATGAAGGAATAGTAACTGTTTGGGATGTTACAACTAGGCAg AGTGTAATGGAGTATGAAGAACATGAAAAACGTGCTTGGAGTGTTGATTTTTCTCGCACAGATCCCTCAATGCTGGTTTCTGGTAGTGATGATTGTAAG GTAAAAGTTTGGTGCACAAATCAGGAAGCTAGTGTCCTCAATATTGACATGAAAGCAAATATTTGTTGCGTGAAGTATAATCCTGGATCTAGCAATTACATTGCG GTTGGTTCAGCAGACCACCATATTCACTATTATGACTTGAGAAACACCAACCAGCCATTGCATGTATTCAGTGGGCATAGGAAAGCTGTTTCCTATGTGAAATTCTTGTCAAACGGTGAGCTTGCTTCAGCATCTACAGACAGCACCTTACGATTATGGGATGTGAAGGAGAATCTTCCT TTTGCGTAA
- the LOC136229111 gene encoding E3 ubiquitin-protein ligase COP1 isoform X3, with protein MRLRLSTFSKHYNSQGLEISIKELDALMSQLGEKKRKMEQEEAERNMQILLDFLQYLRKQKVDELNEVRTDLQYIKEDIEAVEKHRIDLYRARDRYNVKLTMLEDDPSGRKLWPPSIEKSNSGIISSSFNPRGMTAGGHPTKKMDGKAQVSSHALQRKDPLVGSDSQYSQSAVVRKKRVHTQFNDLQECYLQKRRQMANQPHNHQERDKNVMQREGYSSGLADFQSVLSTFTQYSRLRVIAELRHGDIFHSANIVSSIEFDRDDELFATAGVSRRIKVFDFSMVLNDPADVHCPVVEMSTRSKLSCLSWNKFAKNQIASSDYEGIVTVWDVTTRQSVMEYEEHEKRAWSVDFSRTDPSMLVSGSDDCKVKVWCTNQEASVLNIDMKANICCVKYNPGSSNYIAVGSADHHIHYYDLRNTNQPLHVFSGHRKAVSYVKFLSNGELASASTDSTLRLWDVKENLPVRTFRGHTNEKNFVGLSVNCDFIACGSETNEVFVYHKEISKPVTWHRFGSPEMEDTDEDAGSYFISAVCWKSDSPTMLSANSQGTIKVLVLAA; from the exons ATGCGTCTCCGGTTGAGCACTTTCAGCAAACACTACAACAG TCAGGGTTTGGAAATTTCAATCAAGGAGCTGGACGCTCTCATGTCCCAACTGggagagaagaagaggaaaatGGAACAGGAAGAAGCTGAGAGAAATATGCAAATTTTGCTCGACTTTTTGCAGTATTTACGTAAGCAAAAAGTTGATGAATTGAACGAG GTGCGGACTGATCTCCAGTATATTAAGGAGGATATTGAGGCTGTAGAGAAACATAGAATTGATTTATACCGTGCTAGGGATAGATATAATGTGAAATTGACTATGTTGGAAGATGATCCCAGTGGAAGAAAACTGTGGCCTCCTTCTATAGAGAAGAGCAACAGCGGTATCATCAGCAGTTCCTTTAATCCAAGAGGGATGACTGCAGGGGGTCATCCAACCAAGAAAATGGATGGTAAAGCTCAAGTAAGCTCCCATGCGCTTCAGAGAAAGGATCCTTTAGTTGGGTCTGATTCACAATATAGTCAGTCAGCTGTAGTTAGGAAAAAGCGGGTCCATACACAG TTCAATGACCTGCAAGAGTGTTACCTACAAAAACGCCGTCAGATGGCAAACCAACCTCATAACCACCAAGAAAGGGATAAAAATGTCATGCAGAGAGAAGGCTATAGCTCGGGCCTTGCAGATTTTCAATCTGTCCTCAGTACCTTCACTCAGTACAG TCGGTTAAGGGTTATTGCTGAGCTCAGGCATGGGGATATATTCCACTCAGCCAATATAGTGTCAAG CATAGAATTTGACCGTGATGATGAACTGTTTGCTACTGCTGGAGTTTCAAGGCGGATAAAAGTTTTTGACTTTTCCATG GTTCTGAATGACCCTGCGGATGTGCACTGCCCTGTAGTTGAGATGTCAACACGTTCTAAACTTAGTTGCTTGAGTTGGAACAAGTTTGCTAAGAATCAGATAGCTAGTAGCGATTATGAAGGAATAGTAACTGTTTGGGATGTTACAACTAGGCAg AGTGTAATGGAGTATGAAGAACATGAAAAACGTGCTTGGAGTGTTGATTTTTCTCGCACAGATCCCTCAATGCTGGTTTCTGGTAGTGATGATTGTAAG GTAAAAGTTTGGTGCACAAATCAGGAAGCTAGTGTCCTCAATATTGACATGAAAGCAAATATTTGTTGCGTGAAGTATAATCCTGGATCTAGCAATTACATTGCG GTTGGTTCAGCAGACCACCATATTCACTATTATGACTTGAGAAACACCAACCAGCCATTGCATGTATTCAGTGGGCATAGGAAAGCTGTTTCCTATGTGAAATTCTTGTCAAACGGTGAGCTTGCTTCAGCATCTACAGACAGCACCTTACGATTATGGGATGTGAAGGAGAATCTTCCT GTTCGTACCTTCAGAGGCCACACTAATGAGAAAAATTTTGTGGGTCTCTCAGTAAATTGTGATTTCATTGCATGCGGCAGTGAAACAAATGAAGTTTTTGTCTACCACAAG GAAATCTCGAAACCTGTTACATGGCATAGATTTGGTTCACCTGAAATGGAAGATACGGATGAAGATGCTGGATCTTACTTCATTAGCGCAGTATGCTGGAAGAGTGATAGTCCTACGATGCTGAGTGCAAATAGTCAGGGTACTATCAAAGTATTAGTTCTTGCAGCTTAA
- the LOC136229111 gene encoding E3 ubiquitin-protein ligase COP1 isoform X1: protein MEEFSTGPVVPAVNSELKRSSSAAAATLGAFPEHTSQAEEEESGFSELDKDFLCPICMQIIEDAFLTSCGHSFCYMCIITHLRNKNDCPCCGHYLTSNHLFPNFLLQKLLKKASARQISKHASPVEHFQQTLQQGLEISIKELDALMSQLGEKKRKMEQEEAERNMQILLDFLQYLRKQKVDELNEVRTDLQYIKEDIEAVEKHRIDLYRARDRYNVKLTMLEDDPSGRKLWPPSIEKSNSGIISSSFNPRGMTAGGHPTKKMDGKAQVSSHALQRKDPLVGSDSQYSQSAVVRKKRVHTQFNDLQECYLQKRRQMANQPHNHQERDKNVMQREGYSSGLADFQSVLSTFTQYSRLRVIAELRHGDIFHSANIVSSIEFDRDDELFATAGVSRRIKVFDFSMVLNDPADVHCPVVEMSTRSKLSCLSWNKFAKNQIASSDYEGIVTVWDVTTRQSVMEYEEHEKRAWSVDFSRTDPSMLVSGSDDCKVKVWCTNQEASVLNIDMKANICCVKYNPGSSNYIAVGSADHHIHYYDLRNTNQPLHVFSGHRKAVSYVKFLSNGELASASTDSTLRLWDVKENLPVRTFRGHTNEKNFVGLSVNCDFIACGSETNEVFVYHKEISKPVTWHRFGSPEMEDTDEDAGSYFISAVCWKSDSPTMLSANSQGTIKVLVLAA, encoded by the exons ATGGAAGAGTTTTCAACGGGCCCCGTTGTACCGGCGGTCAATTCTGAGCTAAAACGATCTTCCTCCGCCGCCGCCGCCACCCTCGGTGCTTTTCCTGAGCATACTTCTCAGGCAGAGGAGGAGGAATCTGGATTCTCAGAGTTGGACAAGGATTTCCTATGCCCGATTTGCATGCAAATTATTGAAGACGCGTTTCTTACTTCTTGTGGCCATAGTTTTTGCTATATGTGCATTATTACTCACCTCCGCAACAAGAACGATTGTCCTTGCTGCGGCCATTATCTCACTAGCAACCATCTCTTCCCTAATTTCTTGCTGCAAAAG TTATTGAAGAAAGCTTCTGCTCGTCAAATTTCAAAACATGCGTCTCCGGTTGAGCACTTTCAGCAAACACTACAACAG GGTTTGGAAATTTCAATCAAGGAGCTGGACGCTCTCATGTCCCAACTGggagagaagaagaggaaaatGGAACAGGAAGAAGCTGAGAGAAATATGCAAATTTTGCTCGACTTTTTGCAGTATTTACGTAAGCAAAAAGTTGATGAATTGAACGAG GTGCGGACTGATCTCCAGTATATTAAGGAGGATATTGAGGCTGTAGAGAAACATAGAATTGATTTATACCGTGCTAGGGATAGATATAATGTGAAATTGACTATGTTGGAAGATGATCCCAGTGGAAGAAAACTGTGGCCTCCTTCTATAGAGAAGAGCAACAGCGGTATCATCAGCAGTTCCTTTAATCCAAGAGGGATGACTGCAGGGGGTCATCCAACCAAGAAAATGGATGGTAAAGCTCAAGTAAGCTCCCATGCGCTTCAGAGAAAGGATCCTTTAGTTGGGTCTGATTCACAATATAGTCAGTCAGCTGTAGTTAGGAAAAAGCGGGTCCATACACAG TTCAATGACCTGCAAGAGTGTTACCTACAAAAACGCCGTCAGATGGCAAACCAACCTCATAACCACCAAGAAAGGGATAAAAATGTCATGCAGAGAGAAGGCTATAGCTCGGGCCTTGCAGATTTTCAATCTGTCCTCAGTACCTTCACTCAGTACAG TCGGTTAAGGGTTATTGCTGAGCTCAGGCATGGGGATATATTCCACTCAGCCAATATAGTGTCAAG CATAGAATTTGACCGTGATGATGAACTGTTTGCTACTGCTGGAGTTTCAAGGCGGATAAAAGTTTTTGACTTTTCCATG GTTCTGAATGACCCTGCGGATGTGCACTGCCCTGTAGTTGAGATGTCAACACGTTCTAAACTTAGTTGCTTGAGTTGGAACAAGTTTGCTAAGAATCAGATAGCTAGTAGCGATTATGAAGGAATAGTAACTGTTTGGGATGTTACAACTAGGCAg AGTGTAATGGAGTATGAAGAACATGAAAAACGTGCTTGGAGTGTTGATTTTTCTCGCACAGATCCCTCAATGCTGGTTTCTGGTAGTGATGATTGTAAG GTAAAAGTTTGGTGCACAAATCAGGAAGCTAGTGTCCTCAATATTGACATGAAAGCAAATATTTGTTGCGTGAAGTATAATCCTGGATCTAGCAATTACATTGCG GTTGGTTCAGCAGACCACCATATTCACTATTATGACTTGAGAAACACCAACCAGCCATTGCATGTATTCAGTGGGCATAGGAAAGCTGTTTCCTATGTGAAATTCTTGTCAAACGGTGAGCTTGCTTCAGCATCTACAGACAGCACCTTACGATTATGGGATGTGAAGGAGAATCTTCCT GTTCGTACCTTCAGAGGCCACACTAATGAGAAAAATTTTGTGGGTCTCTCAGTAAATTGTGATTTCATTGCATGCGGCAGTGAAACAAATGAAGTTTTTGTCTACCACAAG GAAATCTCGAAACCTGTTACATGGCATAGATTTGGTTCACCTGAAATGGAAGATACGGATGAAGATGCTGGATCTTACTTCATTAGCGCAGTATGCTGGAAGAGTGATAGTCCTACGATGCTGAGTGCAAATAGTCAGGGTACTATCAAAGTATTAGTTCTTGCAGCTTAA